A window of Candidatus Zymogenus saltonus contains these coding sequences:
- a CDS encoding dihydroxy-acid dehydratase, producing the protein MSKEKKTKGINRNLTSYADEEFSKYMRRAFLSSAGYDKEDLSRPVVGIVDTTSDYNTCHRQMPEMVSAVKRGVLETGGIPFAFPTISLNEILTHPTTMLYRNLLAMETEEMITAQPMDAVVLIGGCDKTVPAQMMAAISANMPAVVVVAGSMMTGYWRGERLGACTDCRRMWARYRAGELDKKEIEEVEGSLVFTGGTCMVMGTASTMACMAETLGLMLPGGAAPPHASGERLKNCVASGRAAVEMIGKKVRPKDILTKGSFLNSVTVLMALSGSTNAVIHLTAVARRAGIDLALSDFDEISRRVPVLVDCKPAGKGYMEDFYHAGGLPALLKALEPHLDLNAKTITGRSLGDILKKVEGPGPWQDTIRRLDNPLYMNKDFGAISVLTGSLAPDGAVIKAAAADPKLLRHRGPAVVFDSPEDAQKRIDDPDLKITPDHVMVLKNAGPVGSFGMPEAGSLPIPKYLSKKGVKDMVRVSDGRMSGTSYGAVVLHVSPETAVGGPIALVEDGDMIELDVGKRIINLEVSEDELKRRRERFTPPKPPERGWKKLFVDHVQQAHLGCDLDFL; encoded by the coding sequence ATGTCAAAAGAGAAAAAAACAAAGGGGATAAATAGAAACCTCACCAGCTACGCCGACGAGGAGTTCAGCAAATATATGCGAAGGGCCTTTCTCTCCTCCGCCGGATACGACAAGGAGGATCTCTCCCGTCCGGTCGTCGGGATTGTCGACACCACCTCCGACTACAACACGTGCCACAGGCAGATGCCGGAGATGGTGAGCGCCGTGAAGCGGGGCGTTCTCGAAACGGGAGGCATCCCGTTTGCCTTTCCGACCATATCGCTGAACGAGATACTGACCCACCCCACCACGATGCTGTACAGGAATCTCCTGGCGATGGAGACCGAGGAGATGATCACGGCCCAGCCGATGGACGCCGTGGTCCTCATCGGAGGGTGCGACAAGACCGTCCCAGCCCAGATGATGGCCGCGATATCGGCGAATATGCCGGCGGTCGTGGTCGTTGCCGGGTCGATGATGACCGGCTACTGGAGGGGCGAGCGTCTCGGGGCCTGCACCGACTGCAGGAGGATGTGGGCGAGGTATCGCGCTGGGGAACTAGACAAAAAAGAGATCGAGGAGGTGGAGGGCTCCCTTGTCTTCACCGGCGGGACATGCATGGTGATGGGGACGGCTTCCACAATGGCCTGCATGGCGGAGACGCTGGGGCTGATGCTCCCCGGGGGTGCGGCTCCCCCCCACGCCTCTGGAGAGAGGCTGAAAAACTGCGTCGCCTCGGGACGCGCCGCGGTCGAGATGATCGGGAAAAAGGTAAGGCCCAAGGACATTTTGACCAAGGGGTCTTTTTTGAATTCGGTTACCGTGCTGATGGCCCTCTCCGGCTCGACCAACGCGGTCATCCACCTGACGGCCGTTGCGCGCAGGGCCGGGATAGACCTGGCGCTCTCGGACTTCGACGAAATATCAAGAAGGGTCCCCGTCCTCGTGGACTGCAAGCCGGCGGGTAAGGGCTACATGGAGGACTTCTACCACGCCGGGGGACTGCCTGCGCTCCTCAAGGCCCTTGAGCCTCACCTCGACCTTAATGCGAAGACGATAACGGGGAGGAGTCTCGGCGATATCTTGAAAAAGGTCGAGGGGCCGGGCCCCTGGCAGGATACGATCAGAAGGCTCGACAACCCGCTCTATATGAACAAGGATTTCGGGGCAATAAGCGTCCTTACCGGCTCCCTCGCCCCTGACGGCGCGGTGATAAAGGCGGCCGCGGCGGACCCGAAGCTATTACGGCACAGGGGGCCGGCCGTAGTCTTCGACTCGCCGGAGGACGCCCAGAAAAGGATCGACGACCCTGATCTCAAGATCACCCCGGATCACGTCATGGTCTTAAAAAACGCCGGCCCGGTAGGTTCGTTTGGGATGCCGGAGGCGGGCTCGCTCCCGATCCCGAAATACCTTTCCAAGAAGGGTGTAAAGGATATGGTCAGGGTTTCCGACGGGAGGATGAGCGGGACATCCTACGGGGCGGTTGTCCTCCACGTGTCGCCGGAGACTGCGGTCGGCGGGCCGATAGCCCTGGTCGAAGACGGAGACATGATCGAGCTTGACGTGGGGAAGAGGATAATAAACCTCGAGGTGAGCGAAGACGAGCTGAAGAGGAGGAGGGAGAGATTTACCCCCCCCAAGCCGCCGGAGAGGGGTTGGAAGAAGCTCTTCGTGGATCACGTCCAGCAGGCGCACCTCGGGTGCGACCTCGACTTCCTGTAG
- a CDS encoding NAD-dependent succinate-semialdehyde dehydrogenase, with amino-acid sequence MTVPNLMYIDGQWVPASDGAKIDIINPADEEKVDTVPVATRDDLDRALESTERAWRSWREVDVWTRSAKIRAVSDIIKRRVDEIAATLTEEQGKPTAEAKAEIGAAAEQFDWYADEARRIYGRVIDGHSREHRIIVIREPIGPVAAFSPWNFPALLSARKIAPAIACGCSIIVKPAVEAPRTTLCIAEAVHEAGIPAGVLNMVTGKSSMISEHLIKSDVIRKVTLTGSVPIGQEILRLSADGIKVVTMELGGHSPVLVFEDADIDQAAELCARTKYRNNGQVCIAASRFFVQESVADKFIDKFVEVTKSLTVGDGRDPKTEVGPLANKRRLDATEGIVADAVDKGATVRCGGKRPEGFVRGFYYEPTVITGVDDSMAIMTEEPFCPAAPISTFSDIGDALTKANATEFGLAAYIFTKNTKTMFLAAEGIESGMVGVNTLLLSAPEIPFGGIKKSGFGREGGSEGVEAYTVTKYLNIKL; translated from the coding sequence ATGACCGTTCCAAACCTGATGTACATAGACGGCCAGTGGGTTCCGGCCTCCGACGGGGCGAAGATAGATATTATAAATCCTGCGGACGAGGAGAAGGTCGACACCGTTCCCGTTGCCACAAGGGACGACCTCGACCGCGCCCTTGAATCGACCGAGAGGGCTTGGCGGTCGTGGAGGGAGGTTGACGTCTGGACGAGGAGCGCCAAGATCAGAGCGGTCTCCGATATTATAAAAAGGAGGGTCGACGAGATAGCAGCAACCCTGACAGAGGAGCAGGGAAAGCCGACCGCCGAGGCTAAGGCCGAGATAGGGGCCGCCGCGGAGCAGTTCGACTGGTACGCCGACGAGGCGAGGCGGATCTACGGCCGAGTCATCGACGGCCATTCCAGGGAGCACAGGATCATTGTCATAAGAGAGCCGATCGGTCCCGTCGCGGCATTTTCGCCCTGGAATTTCCCGGCGTTGCTTTCGGCGAGGAAAATCGCCCCGGCGATAGCCTGCGGCTGCTCGATCATCGTAAAGCCCGCCGTCGAGGCGCCGAGGACGACCCTCTGTATAGCGGAGGCGGTTCACGAGGCGGGGATCCCGGCGGGCGTATTGAACATGGTCACCGGAAAGTCCTCTATGATAAGCGAGCACCTGATAAAGTCGGACGTGATCAGAAAGGTAACCCTCACAGGCTCCGTGCCAATCGGCCAGGAGATACTGAGGCTCAGCGCCGACGGGATCAAGGTGGTAACGATGGAGCTGGGGGGGCACTCCCCGGTACTCGTCTTCGAGGACGCCGATATAGACCAGGCGGCGGAGCTCTGCGCCAGGACGAAATACAGGAACAACGGCCAGGTCTGCATCGCCGCAAGCCGCTTTTTCGTCCAGGAGTCGGTCGCGGATAAATTTATAGATAAATTCGTCGAGGTGACGAAATCCCTCACGGTCGGGGACGGGCGCGACCCGAAAACCGAGGTGGGGCCGCTGGCCAACAAGAGGCGCCTTGATGCGACCGAAGGTATTGTCGCGGACGCAGTGGATAAGGGGGCGACGGTCAGATGCGGAGGTAAGAGGCCGGAGGGTTTTGTCAGGGGCTTCTACTACGAGCCGACGGTTATCACAGGCGTAGACGACTCGATGGCTATCATGACCGAGGAGCCGTTTTGCCCGGCGGCTCCGATCTCCACGTTCTCGGATATCGGGGATGCTCTGACAAAGGCGAACGCGACCGAGTTCGGCCTGGCGGCTTATATTTTCACGAAAAATACGAAGACGATGTTTCTCGCAGCAGAAGGAATCGAGTCCGGGATGGTGGGCGTAAACACGCTCCTTCTATCCGCTCCTGAGATACCCTTCGGCGGGATAAAGAAATCCGGGTTCGGAAGGGAGGGGGGATCGGAGGGAGTGGAGGCCTACACCGTGACGAAATATCTCAATATTAAGCTGTAA
- a CDS encoding thiamine pyrophosphate-binding protein, whose amino-acid sequence MRVKQIKLTAERTGRAKAIAKAGGFDEALGSGTLPQYADVTLSEAIILGLIRQGVTKFLAIFGHGSTEIGEVLRVYEGKGIVKTYAVRHETEAAHAASALRWVTGEKAAVITSIGPGAMHALSGSLVPLSDGLGVWFLLGDITTEDEGPNMQEIPGYDQDKFLRLFSSMGDSYMLHTPGAVASALRRGLNAVEHPYRAGPFFLLLPMNTQPCLLEGYNLDALPVNAPPRLGPAADDGSYKTAMELIERSERIVVKVGGGARMAGKELIEFLDLTDSVAVTSPLVSGVIPFDHERNMTVGGSKGSISGNYAMEEADLLLALGTRFVCQSDCSRTGYQNVKGVININGDVQAAMHLRKTVGLIGDTADTLRRLNEELKKSKSLKKNRNSRWLEECSIKRKEWDDFRNERYKTPVLYDETWKGEVLTQPASIKAATDWARENDIITFFDAGDVQANGFQVVEDDRLGRTFTETGASYMGFAASALLSTALTSKPFYGLALSGDGSFTMNSQILIDGVHHGAKGCILVLDNRRMSAITGLQYDQYGVEYATSDPVEVDYVAWANAIKGVKGIDGGRSVESLIKALKEARSYDGLSLIHLPVYSGRDPLGGMGVFGRWNVGNWCVDTQALRHKIGL is encoded by the coding sequence GTGAGAGTGAAACAAATTAAATTGACGGCAGAAAGGACCGGGAGGGCAAAGGCGATAGCCAAGGCGGGAGGTTTCGACGAGGCGTTGGGGTCGGGGACTCTACCCCAATACGCCGATGTAACCCTGTCGGAGGCGATTATATTGGGCCTCATCCGGCAGGGAGTGACGAAGTTCCTAGCTATTTTCGGCCACGGTTCCACGGAGATAGGGGAGGTCTTGAGGGTATACGAAGGGAAGGGGATCGTTAAGACCTACGCCGTCCGCCACGAGACGGAGGCCGCTCACGCCGCCTCCGCCCTAAGGTGGGTGACGGGGGAGAAGGCCGCCGTGATAACCTCCATCGGCCCGGGGGCGATGCACGCCCTCTCCGGCTCGCTGGTGCCCCTGAGCGACGGCCTGGGGGTCTGGTTTCTCCTGGGGGATATAACGACGGAGGATGAGGGTCCCAACATGCAGGAGATACCCGGGTACGACCAGGACAAGTTTTTGCGTCTCTTCTCGTCGATGGGAGATTCTTACATGCTCCACACTCCGGGGGCGGTTGCTTCGGCCTTAAGAAGGGGGCTCAACGCGGTGGAGCACCCCTATCGGGCGGGGCCGTTTTTTCTCCTCCTTCCAATGAACACACAGCCCTGTCTCCTTGAAGGTTACAACCTCGATGCGCTGCCGGTAAATGCGCCGCCGAGGCTGGGGCCGGCCGCCGACGACGGCAGCTACAAGACGGCGATGGAACTGATCGAAAGATCGGAGAGGATCGTGGTAAAGGTTGGGGGAGGCGCGAGAATGGCGGGTAAGGAGCTTATAGAATTTCTCGACCTTACCGACTCGGTCGCCGTAACCAGCCCTCTCGTTTCCGGCGTGATCCCCTTTGACCACGAGAGGAACATGACGGTGGGGGGATCGAAGGGGTCTATCTCCGGCAACTACGCCATGGAGGAGGCAGACCTGCTCCTGGCGCTGGGGACGAGGTTCGTCTGCCAGTCCGACTGCTCGAGGACCGGCTACCAGAACGTAAAAGGGGTCATCAACATCAACGGCGACGTTCAGGCCGCCATGCACCTCAGAAAGACCGTGGGGCTTATCGGGGATACCGCGGACACCTTGAGGAGGCTCAACGAAGAGCTTAAGAAATCTAAATCTTTAAAAAAGAACAGGAACTCGAGGTGGCTCGAGGAGTGCTCGATAAAGAGAAAGGAGTGGGACGACTTCAGGAATGAGCGCTATAAAACCCCCGTCCTCTACGATGAGACGTGGAAGGGGGAGGTCTTGACCCAGCCGGCGTCGATAAAGGCCGCCACCGACTGGGCGAGGGAAAACGATATCATAACCTTCTTTGACGCCGGGGATGTTCAGGCCAACGGCTTTCAAGTCGTCGAGGACGACAGGCTGGGAAGGACGTTTACGGAGACGGGAGCGAGCTACATGGGCTTTGCGGCCTCCGCACTTCTGTCAACCGCGCTGACATCAAAGCCGTTCTACGGCCTCGCCCTCTCAGGTGACGGCTCTTTCACCATGAACTCTCAGATATTGATCGACGGCGTGCATCACGGGGCGAAGGGGTGCATCCTCGTACTCGACAACAGGAGGATGTCGGCGATCACCGGTCTCCAGTACGACCAGTACGGCGTCGAATACGCCACCAGCGATCCGGTGGAGGTGGATTACGTAGCCTGGGCTAATGCGATAAAAGGGGTCAAGGGGATAGACGGCGGGAGGAGTGTCGAGTCGCTGATTAAGGCATTAAAGGAGGCGAGGTCATATGACGGGCTGTCGCTGATTCACCTCCCGGTCTACAGCGGAAGGGATCCCCTGGGGGGAATGGGTGTCTTCGGGCGTTGGAACGTGGGGAACTGGTGCGTGGACACCCAGGCGTTGAGACACAAGATTGGCCTGTAA
- a CDS encoding antibiotic biosynthesis monooxygenase, whose translation MIVVAKMRAKEGSEEKLKDALVDMVSKVNEEEGTLLYTISRSQSDPKEFLISEKYVDMDAFVHHTSTPHFKELSASLASILDGAPEVGMYDELAALDK comes from the coding sequence ATGATCGTTGTGGCAAAGATGAGGGCGAAGGAGGGGAGCGAAGAGAAGTTGAAGGATGCGCTGGTCGATATGGTCTCAAAGGTGAATGAAGAGGAGGGGACTCTCCTTTACACCATAAGTCGATCACAAAGCGATCCAAAGGAGTTTCTGATCAGCGAGAAGTACGTGGACATGGACGCCTTCGTGCACCACACATCGACACCCCACTTCAAGGAGCTCTCCGCTTCTCTGGCATCGATCCTCGACGGCGCCCCGGAGGTCGGGATGTACGACGAGCTGGCGGCCCTTGATAAATAG